Proteins from a genomic interval of Salmo salar chromosome ssa14, Ssal_v3.1, whole genome shotgun sequence:
- the LOC106569560 gene encoding relaxin-3 receptor 1-like, giving the protein MHQSNSSLLHLGLSERQEDAESPEQANLSGESLQNLSLDCWLHLLSRESAPELYGDSANMTMRVVIALVYLVVCALGLVGNLLALFLLHSHHQLHHSSIDFLVRSLAVTDLQFVLTLPFWAVDTALDFRWPFGRVMCKIVSSVTTMNMYASVFFLTAMSVARYCSLASSLRLNSPKMAAARAKWASFAIWVVSLTVTMPHAIYSTTVQVSADDELCLVRFSGSASGHWDSQVLLGLYQTQKVLLGFVVPLVVISVCYLLLSRRVSGVFGSVGVMESSERSHQRRRSKVTRLVTILVLSFFLCWLPNQALTLWGVLIKFDLVPFSKAFYNTQAYAFPLTVCLAHTNSCLNPVLYCLMRQEYRAGLKELLLRVSLSIRNFLTLALRGKRVEEAPPSMVLIHRDVNV; this is encoded by the exons ATGCATCAGAGTAACAGCAGTTTGCTCCACCTGGGTCTGAGTGAGCGTCAGGAGGATGCGGAGAGCCCAGAGCAGGCTAACCTGTCCGGAGAATCGCTCCAGAACCTCTCGCTGGACTGCtggctccatctcctctccagagAGTCTGCTCCGGAGCTGTATGGGGACAGCGCGAACATGACG ATGCGAGTGGTCATTGCTCTGGTCTACCTGGTGGTGTGTGCTCTGGGGCTGGTTGGAAACCTCCTGGCGCTGTTCCTTCTCCACTCCCACCACCAGTTGCACCACTCGTCTATTGACTTCTTAGTGAGGAGCCTGGCCGTGACTGACCTCCAGTTCGTCCTCACCCTGCCCTTCTGGGCTGTGGACACTGCCCTGGACTTCCGCTGGCCCTTCGGCAGGGTCATGTGTAAGATTGTCAGCTCTGTGACCACCATGAACATGTACGCTAGCGTCTTCTTCCTGACTGCCATGAGCGTGGCTCGATACTGCTCCCTCGCCTCCTCACTGAGGCTAAACAGCCCCAAAATGGCTGCGGCTCGTGCCAAGTGGGCCAGTTTTGCCATCTGGGTGGTGTCACTGACGGTCACGATGCCCCACGCCATCTACTCCACCACAGTCCAG GTTTCTGCGGATGACGAGCTGTGTCTGGTCCGGTTTTCTGGATCTGCCTCGGGTCACTGGGACTCTCAGGTTCTACTGGGCCTCTACCAGACACAGAAGGTACTGCTGGGATTTGTGGTTCCCTTGGTAGTGATCAGCGTGTGTTACCTCCTCCTGAGCCGGCGCGTCAGTGGCGTATTTGGCAGCGTTGGGGTCATGGAGAGTTCAGAGAGGTCCCATCAACGGCGTCGCTCCAAAGTGACCCGCCTGGTGACCATCTTGGtgctctccttcttcctctgctGGCTGCCCAACCAGGCTCTGACACTGTGGGGAGTGCTGATCAAATTTGACCTGGTGCCCTTTAGTAAGGCCTTCTACAATACCCAGGCTTACGCTTTCCCTCTGACTGTTTGCCTGGCTCACACCAACAGCTGCCTGAACCCCGTGCTGTACTGCCTGATGCGACAGGAGTACAGGGCTGGACTCAAGGAGCTGCTGCTCAGAGTCTCGCTGTCCATCAGGAACTTTCTCACCCTGGCTCTGAGGGGGAAGAGAGTGGAGGAGGCACCGCCTAGCATGGTGCTTATACACAGGGATGTCAACGTGTGA